One window of the Zea mays cultivar B73 chromosome 3, Zm-B73-REFERENCE-NAM-5.0, whole genome shotgun sequence genome contains the following:
- the LOC103650943 gene encoding putative 1-phosphatidylinositol-3-phosphate 5-kinase FAB1D, giving the protein MSKMCHACASEETTMNEANIDLACSTSCCKMCDYGEGSSIVTSEINWLAMDSSPYSTPYGTPVFSRENSFSSFASCFSSLGDSLTDSDSEEEIELQDTGQFYHDTILIKDFMEQEESFVRVEECQFKDIADDCAIFSIPINQYISSAEQQLERHEDSNKGNFDTINISLDSDISYEQRKDILSDDKHVRTKCAVPVEDIDHKESGAIVVEQITSLPMPGGDIFPLNEQVMDGLSSTLENTIVYNNILNTEPEMKHGTHFENENECLYPLALPSFEADPLIWLPPEPENNEDDFDTVSNDDDESGNNSTGWGRSSFKVNLAERNKESRDDQLQKVMSEVMNGQFKILVSRFLAAEGLSLSDGGTDKNWLDIVASLSWDAALRVKPEANSGNAMDPGSYVKVKCLASGSYQQSEVINGLVFKKSAAHKQMRANVKHPKLLLLQGALGHSSTGLSSINSMKQENDQLERTLYEVIVKCQLDVILVEKAVSRNVNEYIQKQGVTVVSDMNTHRLERIARCIGSPILSLQSVLMKPSLIKQCESLHFEKFVEEHNITGEDGKKSCKTFLFLEGFPRPLGCTILLKGATREELKKIKRVLHFTVFAAYHLILETSFFADQKLFTTDKTTTGKEKCFKTNQQLLGSCYDNSKNSDTMNNTPTCDDQYPNQEKLIHTEKSVPLHLHDSKTMASEDSAGEEHIDSKGIQSYSSLPVSDPSTNFMQDMPSPDCAESKISGGFDGSTFTDTSKEVQKKELSSDNFQGTFDVICAESGAALNTQDILVSMSSQHIRNQAVCEQSHLSRITYYGYFDTSLGRYLQDTLLNEKHSCLSCGESPESHMYSYTHHNGTLTVLVKRLPLELTLSGETQGRIWMWTRCLRCNAKPTHRVIISSSARNLSFGKFLELSFSTHSATKKLPTCGHLLHRDCLRFFGFGSRVAMFIYSSVEIYSACKPPLSLEFNNRNKNDWLDIEVKNVLLKWKQLFTTIENVIQDLRSRYSSQAMGEDTNVSVDEDEGLLLEVSRMLTQEKNKVEVSLREFSRIAIPESFAHGILGLNWLYQQLLLGFYIWDLRLLHILQYTKVNTASSDNSIHESTAKNEPKSSASIAIQDTPSLKEIGTERKEATINSSGNFDDPFGDTMLDKVHLTAKLITKEKEHDLLNYQDHDVKSALSSLGEAADQFETIANVNCSEKLNTIPFMNDEQPAASNVLHHVVIPSDDEGKWFWNQFNQLEMEYKKELEGGSLYKFYLINKYTPCSSPLAQLKHQMDLGHFIAGHGGNIFSISEEEASSIIAYALIISEQQGFYYEAASSNLDKNASMLPSMSSPNESFENNHKFSRFAPTEELTSGFYDSFLSALKDLHHEIDLNNEKIALRSKYTVICIYAKQFHDLRKMCCPSELAYISSISRCKNWNAQGGKSKVFFAKSMDDRFIIKQIKKTEFDSFLKFGLEYFKHFGASQVSSNPTCLAKILGIYQVKETRNGKETRVNFMVMENLLFGHNILRRYDLKGALFSRYIPDSENSEKVLLDQNFIEDMRTMPIYIQGKTKNLMERAIWNDTSFLSNMNVMDYSLLVGVDKEKKELVFGIIDYLRQYTWDKQLESWVKTSLVVPKNLSPTVILPREYKMRFRAFMSQYFLSVPDA; this is encoded by the exons ATGAGTAAAATGTGTCACGCATGTGCATCAGAGGAGACAACCATGAATGAAGCTAATATCGACCTGGCCTGCAGTACGTCTTGCTGCAAGATGTGTGATTATGGTGAGGGATCATCAATTGTTACCAGCGAGATCAACTGGCTGGCCATGGACTCGAGCCCTTACAGCACTCCTTACGGCACCCCTGTTTTTTCCCGAGAAAATTCTTTCTCAAGCTTTGCCAGTTGCTTTTCAAGCCTTG GTGACTCTCTAACAGATTCTGATTCTGAAGAGGAGATTGAGCTCCAAGATACTGGTCAATTTTATCATGATACCATATTAATTAAAGATTTTATGGAGCAAGAAGAGAGTTTTGTGCGAGTGGAAGAATGTCAATTTAAGGATATTGCTGATGACTGTGCTATTTTTTCCATTCCAATAAACCAATATATTTCATCTGCTGAGCAACAGCTGGAGAGACATGAAGACTCCAACAAGGGAAATTTTGATACCATTAATATTTCATTGGATTCAGATATATCTTATGAACAGAGAAAAGACATCCTGTCCGATGATAAACATGTAAGAACGAAATGTGCTGTACCAGTGGAAGATATTGATCATAAAGAATCAGGTGCTATAGTTGTTGAACAGATCACTAGCCTTCCCATGCCAGGTGGtgatattttcccattgaatgaaCAAGTTATGGATGGACTCAGCAGTACCTTGGAAAATACAATAGTATATAACAATATATTGAATACCGAACCTGAAATGAAACATGGTACTCACTTTGAAAATGAAAATGAATGCCTGTACCCACTAGCTTTGCCTAGTTTTGAAGCAGATCCTCTCATTTGGTTACCACCGGAGCCAGAAAATAATGAAGATGACTTTGATACTGTTTCTAATGATGACGACGAGAGTGGCAATAACAGCACTGGGTGGGGTAGGTCAAGTTTCAAGGTTAACTTAGCAGAGAGAAACAAGGAAAGCCGCGACGACCAATTGCAGAAAGTAATGTCAGAAGTAATGAATGGACAATTCAAGATCCTAGTAAGTCGATTCTTGGCTGCTGAAGGGCTCTCTTTATCTGATGGAGGCACAGATAAAAACTGGCTTGATATTGTTGCATCATTGTCATGGGATGCTGCACTACGTGTAAAACCTGAAGCCAATTCCGGAAATGCAATGGATCCTGGTTCGTATGTGAAGGTGAAATGTTTAGCTTCAGGATCTTACCAGCAGAG TGAAGTGATCAATGGTCTTGTTTTTAAGAAGAGTGCTGCACATAAACAGATGCGTGCCAATGTAAAACATCCAAAACTGCTACTTCTTCAGGGCGCCCTTGGCCATTCGTCAACGGGGCTATCATCAATAAATTCGATGAAACAG GAAAACGATCAGCTGGAGAGAACTCTTTATGAAGTGATAGTCAAATGCCAGCTTGATGTTATATTGGTCGAGAAAGCAGTTTCCCGTAATGTAAACGAATATATTCAGAAACAAGGAGTTACGGTAGTAAGTGACATGAATACCCATCGGTTGGAAAGAATTGCTCGCTGCATTGGctctccaattctatctttgcagAGTGTTCTTATGAAACCCAGTCTTATTAAGCAGTGTGAATCTCTCCATTTTGAAAAGTTTGTTGAAGAGCATAATATTACTGGAGAAGATGGAAAAAAATCATGCAAAACATTTTTATTTCTAGAGGGTTTTCCAAGACCTCTGGGATGCACG ATACTGCTGAAAGGAGCAACAAGGGAAGAACTTAAGAAGATTAAGCGTGTGCTTCATTTCACTGTCTTTGCAGCTTACCATTTGATCCTTGAAACTTCATTCTTTGCCGATCAAAAATTGTTTACGACAGACAAAACTACCACAGGGAAAGAGAAGTGCTTTAAAACTAATCAACAGCTGCTTGGTTCCTGTTATGATAATTCAAAAAACAGTGACACCATGAATAACACACCAACTTGTGATGATCAGTATCCTAATCAGGAAAAGCTTATTCATACTGAAAAATCTGTACCATTGCATCTTCATGATTCCAAAACTATGGCATCTGAAGATTCTGCTGGTGAAGAGCATATTGACAGCAAAGGCATTCAGTCATATTCATCCCTGCCTGTTTCAGATCCCTCGACAAATTTTATGCAGGACATGCCATCACCAGATTGTGCTGAGTCAAAAATATCTGGTGGTTTTGATGGCTCAACATTCACTGATACTTCCAAAGAGGTGCAGAAGAAGGAATTGTCTAGTGACAATTTTCAGGGAACTTTTGATGTAATTTGTGCTGAGAGTGGAGCTGCTTTGAACACTCAGGATATCTTGGTATCAATGTCTAGCCAACATATCAGGAACCAAGCTGTTTGTGAGCAGAGTCACCTGTCGCGGATAACTTATTATGGGTATTTTGATACATCCCTTGGACGATATTTGCAAGATACTTTACTTAATGAG AAACACAGCTGCCTATCATGTGGTGAATCTCCAGAATCTCACATGTACTCTTATACCCACCATAATGGTACTCTAACTGTTCTTGTGAAAAGACTTCCCTTGGAGTTGACACTTTCTGGTGAGACTCAAGGAAGAATTTGGATGTGGACCAGATGTTTGAGATGCAATGCTAAGCCGACCCATAGGGTTATAATATCTTCCTCTGCACGTAATCTGTCGTTTGGAAAGTTCTTGGAACTCAGCTTCTCAACCCACTCTGCTACCAAGAAGCTACCAACATGTGGGCATTTGCTTCATAGAGACTGCCTACGTTTCTTTGG ATTTGGATCCAGAGTTGCTATGTTCATATACTCATCTGTAGAAATATATTCTGCTTGTAAGCCTCCATTGAGTTTGGAGTTCAATAACCGAAACAAAAATGATTGGCTTGACATTGAAGTGAAGAAT GTCCTTCTTAAATGGAAGCAGTTATTTACAACAATTGAAAATGTAATACAAGACTTGAGATCAAGATACTCTAGTCAAGCCATGGGGGAAGACACCAACGTTTCAGTAGATGAGGATGAGGGGTTACTTTTGGAGGTGTCCAGGATGCTTACACAAGAGAAAAATAAAGTTGAG GTTTCTCTGAGGGAGTTTAGCCGAATTGCCATACCTGAGAGTTTTGCACATGGGATCCTTGGTTTGAACTGGTTGTACCAGCAACTTCTTCTTGGGTTCTACATTTGGGATCTTCGGTTGCTTCATATTCTGCAGTACACTAAAGTTAATACTGCATCTTCAGACAATTCCATTCATGAAAGCACAGCAAAGAATGAACCGAAGAGTTCAGCAAGTATTGCAATCCAGGACACACCATCACTAAAGGAAATTGGAACAGAAAGAAAGGAAGCAACTATAAATTCTTCTGGCAACTTTGATGATCCATTTGGTGATACAATGTTGGATAAGGTTCACCTTACTGCTAAATTAATAACCAAAGAGAAAGAGCACGATTTGCTCAATTATCAAGACCATGATGTAAAATCAGCTCTTTCCTCTCTAGGCGAAGCTGCTGATCAGTTTGAAACGATTGCTAATGTTAATTGTTCAGAGAAATTAAACACTATACCATTTATGAATGATGAACAACCTGCAGCATCCAATGTATTGCATCATGTTGTCATTCCAAGTGACGATGAAGGAAAATGGTTCTGGAATCAATTTAATCAATTGGAAATGGAATacaagaaagaacttgaaggtGGTTCTTTGTATAAATTTTACCTCATCAACAAATACACCCCATGCTCTTCACCATTGGCACAATTAAAACATCAAATGGACTTGGGGCATTTTATAGCTGGCCATGGTGGTAATATCTTTTCAATTTCTGAGGAAGAGGCTTCTAGCATTATTGCTTATGCTCTAATTATATCTGAACAACAAGGGTTCTATTATGAAGCTGCATCTAGTAACTTGGATAAAAATGCTTCTATGCTGCCATCCATGTCGTCTCCAAATGAGTCTTTCGAAAACAACCATAAATTTTCAAGGTTTGCACCAACTGAGGAATTAACATCAGGGTTTTATGATTCATTTCTGTCAGCTTTAAAAGATCTGCACCACGAAATCGATCTGAACAATGAAAAGATAGCTCTGAGAAGCAAATATACTGTCATTTGTATATATGCAAAACAATTCCATGATCTTCGGAAGATGTGCTGCCCATCAGAACTTGCATATATTTCGTCAATAAGCCGCTGCAAAAACTGGAATGCACAGGGTGGAAAGAGTAAGGTTTTCTTTGCGAAATCAATGGATGACAGATTTATCATAAAACAAATCAAGAAGACTGAATTTGACTCGTTCTTAAAGTTTGGTCTTGAGTACTTTAAGCATTTTGGTGCATCTCAGGTTTCAAGCAACCCTACTTGTCTTGCGAAAATTCTAGGAATATATCAG GTTAAGGAAACTAGGAATGGCAAGGAGACAAGGGTTAACTTCATGGTTATGGAAAATCTTCTGTTTGGACATAATATACTACGCAGATATGATCTGAAGGGTGCTCTTTTCTCACGATATATTCCTGATTCAGAAAATTCTGAAAAGGTACTGTTGGATCAAAATTTTATTGAAGACATGCGTACCATGCCAATCTACATTCAAGGAAAAACTAAAAACCTCATGGAACGCGCTATTTGGAACGACACATCTTTCCTAAGT AACATGAATGTCATGGATTACTCCTTGCTTGTTGGAGTTGACAAAGAGAAGAAAGAGCTTGTATTTGGAATTATAGATTATTTGAGACAATATACCTGGGACAAACAGCTGGAATCTTGGGTGAAGACATCTCTTGTTGTTCCAAAGAATCTATCCCCAACTGTAATTTTACCTAGGGAGTACAAAATGAGATTCAGGGCCTTTATGTCACAATACTTTCTATCAGTTCCAGATGCTTGA